In the Neospora caninum Liverpool complete genome, chromosome Ia genome, one interval contains:
- a CDS encoding nucleoside diphosphate kinase,related: MVANRQERTYIMVKPDGVQRGLVSEVLKRFEQRGYKLVALKMKSPDASLLEEHYADLKGKPFFPGLISYMSSGPVVCMVWEGTDVVKQGRRMLGETRPLESNPGTLRGDFCIDVGRNIVHGSDSVESANKEINLWFTPEEICEWTSAQHKWVYEQ, translated from the exons ATGGTGGCCAACCGGCAAGAGCGAACCTACATTATGGTCAAGCCCGATGGCGTCCAGCGGGGCTTGGTAAGCGAAGTGCTCAAGAGATTCGAGCAGAGGGGCTACAAACTCGTGGCGCTTAAGATGAAATCACCCGACGCGTCCCTCTTGGAGGAGCACTACGCCGATCTCAAGGGAAAGCCCTTTTTCCCTGGTTTGATCTCTTACATGTCGTCCGGCCCTGTCGTGTGCATGGTCTGGGAAGGCACAGACGTCGTCAAGCAGGGACGCCGGATGCTCGGCGAGACCCGACCTCTTGAGTCCAACCCAG GCACTCTCCGTGGCGACTTCTGCATCGACGTGGGCCGCAACATTGTCCACGGCTCGGACAGCGTAGAGAGTGCCAATAAGGAAATCAACCTGTGGTTCACCCCCGAAGAGATCTGCGAGTGGACCTCTGCCCAGCACAAGTGGGTTTATGAGCAGTAA
- a CDS encoding putative tubulin-specific chaperone a: MASGSSGEYLRFLRIKHKVVQRLLKEVKYYQMEVEQHRQTVLRMKAENRDPSDIKQLQNVYDETVVMVPDSEQRLLRACADLDEYMLSNRDCRDAVHKNILLLREACAATKAADGAEGEDAQSDTKTSSAAGLHAAGTLEAEVCDIIATAQRLGLDVSHLHIQFRVLDMESHSGGAGGGTPESENEEDI; this comes from the exons ATGGCAAGTGGGTCAAGCGGTGAATATCTCCGATTCTTGCGAATCAAACACAAAGTCGTCCAGCGCCTGCTAAAGGAAGTTAAATACTATCAGATGGAGGTGGAGCAGCACCGACAGACGGTTCTTCGGATGAAG GCTGAGAACCGGGATCCTAGCGACATCAAACAGCTACAGAATGTGTACGACGAGACGGTGGTGATGGTTCCCGACTCAGAACAACGGCTTTTAAGGGCGTGTGCGGACTTGGATGAGTACATGCTCTCGAACCGTGACTGCCGAGACGCTGTGCACAAGAATATTCTGCTGCTGCGCGAGGCATGTGCCGCTACAAAGGCAGCGGATGGAGCtgagggggaagacgcgcagtCAGACACCAAAACTAGCTCAGCTGcagggctgcatgcagcggggaCTCTTGAGGCCGAGGTCTGCGACATTATCGCAACTGCACAGCGTCTTGGGCTCGACGTCTCTCATCTTCATATACAGTTTAGAGTTTTGGACATGGAGTCCCATAGCGGCGGAGCGGGAGGAGGCACGCCGGAAAgtgaaaacgaggaagacatTTGA